The Neobacillus sp. OS1-2 genome includes a window with the following:
- a CDS encoding YkyA family protein, producing MLFKQSGRYLLSLIAISLLILSGCVGNKTPAEKMYDVLEDVVTKEKVFEEQQDPLVTLEKKEKNIYDQIIELGMKEYDQIVKLSDEAIQLTNERKNHMERETKSLKESEQAFKKAAGIKDDFDDTKVKKTANELYDIMMQRYQAHEWLYKEYSSALTYDKELYGMFKNKNLPLEDLEAQVNKLNEQYKQVFEANEKFNMLTDQYNDKKQLFYKKAGLKSNN from the coding sequence GTGTTGTTTAAACAAAGTGGTCGTTATTTACTATCTCTAATAGCTATATCTTTGTTGATTTTATCGGGTTGTGTTGGAAACAAGACACCTGCTGAAAAAATGTATGATGTTTTAGAGGATGTAGTAACAAAAGAAAAAGTTTTTGAAGAACAACAAGACCCCCTTGTTACGTTAGAAAAGAAAGAAAAAAATATATATGACCAAATTATTGAACTTGGAATGAAAGAATATGACCAGATCGTCAAGCTTTCAGACGAGGCCATTCAATTAACAAATGAAAGAAAAAATCATATGGAAAGAGAAACAAAAAGCTTGAAAGAATCTGAGCAGGCATTTAAGAAAGCAGCCGGCATTAAGGATGACTTTGATGATACGAAAGTTAAAAAAACGGCTAATGAATTATACGATATCATGATGCAGCGGTATCAAGCACATGAATGGCTATATAAGGAATATTCTTCTGCTTTAACATATGATAAAGAATTATATGGTATGTTTAAAAATAAGAACTTGCCTTTAGAAGACTTAGAAGCACAAGTAAATAAATTAAATGAACAGTATAAACAGGTTTTTGAAGCTAATGAAAAGTTTAATATGCTCACGGATCAATATAATGATAAGAAACAATTATTTTATAAAAAGGCAGGATTAAAATCGAATAACTAA
- the pdhA gene encoding pyruvate dehydrogenase (acetyl-transferring) E1 component subunit alpha — MASKLKNAQLDAKVALETVEDQFQTLQILNEQGEVVNEAAMPNLTDEQLQELMRRMVYTRILDQRSISLNRQGRLGFYAPTAGQEASQLASQFALEKEDFILPGYRDVPQIVWHGLPLSQAFLWSRGHFQGGQIPEGVNIAIPQIIIGAQYVQTAGVALGMKKRGAKAVAITYTGDGGTSQGDFYEGINFAGAFKAPAIFIIQNNRFAISTPREKQTAANTLAQKAVAAGIPGIVVDGMDPLAVYAATHDARVRALNGEGPTLIETLTYRYGPHTMAGDDPTRYRTADLDNEWEKKDPLVRFRKFLENKGLWSEEKENQVIEQAKEDIKEAIKIADAAPKQKVTDLISIMHEDMPFNLKEQFEIYKEKESK; from the coding sequence ATGGCTTCTAAACTTAAGAACGCCCAGCTTGATGCGAAAGTAGCGCTCGAGACTGTAGAAGATCAATTTCAAACGCTTCAAATTCTAAATGAACAAGGTGAGGTAGTTAACGAAGCTGCAATGCCTAACCTAACTGATGAACAACTTCAGGAATTAATGCGCCGTATGGTGTATACAAGAATTCTTGATCAGCGCTCCATTTCTTTAAACCGTCAAGGAAGATTGGGTTTCTATGCCCCAACTGCCGGACAGGAAGCTTCTCAATTGGCTTCACAGTTTGCCCTTGAAAAAGAAGACTTTATTTTACCTGGATATCGTGATGTTCCGCAAATTGTATGGCATGGATTACCGTTATCCCAAGCATTTTTATGGTCAAGGGGCCATTTTCAAGGCGGGCAGATTCCTGAAGGAGTTAATATTGCGATTCCACAAATCATTATCGGAGCCCAATATGTTCAGACTGCCGGTGTTGCACTTGGTATGAAAAAACGCGGAGCAAAAGCTGTTGCTATTACCTATACTGGTGACGGTGGTACATCACAAGGTGATTTCTATGAAGGAATTAACTTTGCCGGTGCATTTAAAGCTCCTGCGATCTTTATTATTCAAAACAACCGTTTTGCTATTTCAACGCCTCGTGAAAAACAAACAGCGGCCAATACATTGGCACAAAAAGCTGTTGCAGCTGGAATTCCTGGTATTGTAGTTGACGGTATGGATCCATTGGCTGTTTATGCGGCAACACATGATGCTCGCGTGCGTGCGCTTAATGGTGAAGGTCCAACACTTATCGAAACTTTAACATACCGTTATGGCCCACATACAATGGCTGGCGATGACCCAACTCGTTATCGTACCGCTGACCTTGACAATGAGTGGGAGAAGAAAGATCCGCTTGTTCGTTTCCGTAAGTTCCTTGAAAACAAAGGACTATGGAGTGAAGAAAAGGAAAATCAAGTAATTGAACAAGCCAAAGAAGATATTAAAGAGGCAATCAAAATTGCTGATGCTGCTCCTAAACAAAAGGTGACAGATCTCATCTCCATTATGCATGAAGATATGCCTTTTAACCTAAAAGAACAATTTGAAATTTATAAAGAAAAGGAGTCGAAGTAA
- a CDS encoding alpha-ketoacid dehydrogenase subunit beta, which translates to MAQMTMIQAITDALRTELRNDPNVLVFGEDVGLNGGVFRATEGLQNEFGEDRVFDTPLAESGIGGLAVGLSLQGFRPVPEIQFFGFVFEVMDSISGQAARLRYRTGGKFNAPVTFRSPFGGGVHTPDMHADSLEGLMAQSPGVKVVIPSTPYDAKGLLISSIRDNDPVIFLEHMKLYRSFRQEVPEEEYTIPLGKADVKREGKDVSIITYGAMVHESLKAAEELEKEGYSAEVIDLRTISPIDIETIIASVEKTGRAIVVQEAQKQAGIAANVVAEINDRAILSLEAPVLRVAAPNTVFAFPQAESVWLPNYKDIIETAKKVLNF; encoded by the coding sequence ATGGCTCAAATGACAATGATCCAAGCAATTACAGATGCATTACGTACGGAATTACGTAATGATCCGAATGTGTTAGTATTCGGTGAAGATGTAGGTTTAAATGGCGGTGTATTCCGTGCGACAGAAGGACTGCAAAACGAATTTGGCGAAGATCGTGTATTTGACACACCACTTGCTGAATCAGGTATTGGTGGTTTAGCAGTCGGACTTAGTTTACAAGGATTTCGACCCGTACCAGAAATTCAATTCTTCGGGTTTGTCTTTGAAGTAATGGACTCCATTTCTGGCCAGGCTGCCCGACTTCGCTATCGTACAGGCGGAAAATTTAATGCTCCGGTAACATTCCGTTCGCCTTTTGGAGGCGGCGTACATACACCCGATATGCACGCTGACAGTTTAGAAGGTCTAATGGCACAATCACCAGGTGTGAAGGTCGTTATTCCGTCAACACCATATGACGCTAAAGGTCTTCTAATATCATCTATCCGTGATAATGATCCGGTTATTTTCCTTGAGCACATGAAGTTATATCGTTCATTCCGTCAGGAAGTACCTGAAGAGGAATATACCATCCCATTAGGGAAAGCTGATGTGAAACGAGAAGGTAAAGATGTATCCATCATTACTTATGGGGCAATGGTTCACGAATCATTAAAAGCTGCAGAAGAGCTAGAGAAAGAAGGGTACTCTGCGGAAGTAATTGATTTACGAACAATTAGCCCAATTGATATTGAAACGATTATTGCCTCTGTAGAAAAAACAGGACGTGCAATTGTTGTTCAAGAAGCCCAAAAACAAGCTGGGATTGCAGCAAATGTTGTAGCAGAAATTAATGACCGTGCCATCTTGAGCTTAGAAGCACCTGTACTGCGGGTTGCGGCACCAAATACTGTATTTGCGTTCCCGCAAGCGGAATCCGTTTGGCTTCCTAACTATAAGGATATAATCGAAACAGCTAAAAAGGTATTAAATTTCTAA
- a CDS encoding dihydrolipoamide acetyltransferase family protein, which translates to MSFQFKMPDIGEGIHEGEIVKWFVKPGDKVQEDDVLCEIQNDKAVVEIPSPVEGTVQEVLVGEGTVATVGQVLVTFDAPGYENLQFKGDEHAEEAPKQEAAPAQEVKQETAAPAAEAEQQAEVDPNRRVIAMPSVRKYAREKGVEIRLVAGSGDNGRVLKTDIDAFLNGGAAVQASETTTAPAPEEAKTEAPKAAPIPQGEYPETREKMSGIRKAIAKAMVNSKHTAPHVTLMDEVDVAKLVTHRKKFKEVAAAKGIKLTFLPYIVKALTSALREFPALNTSLDDATSEIIHKHYYNIGIAADTDKGLLVPVVKDADRKSVFTISNEINELAGKARDGKLAPHEMKGASCTISNIGSAGGQWFTPVINHPEVAILGVGRIAEKPIVKNGEIVAAPVLALSLSFDHRMIDGATAQNALNHIKRLLNDPELLLMEA; encoded by the coding sequence GTGTCATTTCAATTTAAAATGCCTGACATCGGTGAAGGTATTCATGAAGGGGAAATCGTCAAATGGTTTGTAAAGCCAGGTGATAAAGTCCAAGAGGATGATGTCCTATGCGAAATACAAAATGATAAAGCAGTAGTAGAAATTCCTTCCCCAGTTGAAGGTACAGTTCAGGAAGTTTTAGTTGGAGAAGGAACTGTTGCTACTGTTGGTCAGGTTCTTGTTACTTTTGATGCACCAGGGTATGAAAACTTACAATTTAAAGGCGATGAGCATGCTGAAGAAGCTCCAAAACAAGAAGCAGCACCTGCACAAGAAGTAAAACAAGAGACTGCAGCTCCGGCAGCAGAAGCAGAGCAACAAGCAGAGGTTGATCCGAATCGTCGAGTAATTGCGATGCCATCTGTTCGTAAATATGCGCGTGAAAAAGGTGTTGAAATTCGTCTTGTTGCCGGTTCCGGAGATAACGGACGTGTACTAAAGACAGATATTGATGCATTCTTAAACGGCGGTGCAGCTGTTCAAGCTTCAGAAACAACGACAGCTCCAGCTCCTGAAGAAGCCAAAACAGAGGCTCCAAAGGCTGCTCCAATTCCACAAGGTGAATACCCAGAAACAAGAGAGAAAATGAGCGGTATTCGTAAAGCAATTGCTAAGGCAATGGTTAATTCTAAACACACGGCACCACATGTAACTTTGATGGATGAAGTGGATGTGGCAAAACTTGTCACACATCGTAAGAAATTTAAGGAAGTTGCTGCTGCGAAAGGTATTAAGCTTACTTTCTTGCCATACATCGTAAAGGCTTTAACAAGCGCATTACGTGAATTCCCAGCATTAAACACATCACTTGATGATGCAACAAGTGAAATCATTCATAAGCATTACTACAATATTGGGATTGCAGCGGATACAGATAAAGGCTTGTTAGTACCAGTTGTGAAGGATGCAGACCGTAAATCAGTTTTTACTATTTCAAATGAAATTAATGAATTAGCTGGTAAAGCACGTGACGGTAAACTTGCTCCACATGAAATGAAAGGTGCATCATGCACGATTTCGAACATTGGTTCTGCAGGCGGACAATGGTTTACACCTGTTATAAACCACCCTGAGGTAGCCATTTTAGGTGTTGGACGTATTGCAGAAAAACCAATTGTGAAAAATGGTGAAATTGTTGCTGCCCCTGTTTTGGCACTTTCATTGAGTTTTGATCACCGGATGATTGACGGCGCAACAGCTCAAAATGCATTAAATCATATTAAACGTTTATTGAACGATCCTGAACTATTGTTAATGGAGGCGTAA
- the lpdA gene encoding dihydrolipoyl dehydrogenase, which yields MVVGDFPIETDTIVIGAGPGGYVAAIRAAQLGQKVTIVEKEYVGGVCLNVGCIPSKALIAAGHRYETALHSESFGITAENVKVDFSKVQEFKAGIVKKLTGGVSGLLKGNKVNIVNGEAYFVDANTLRVMDENSAQTYTFKNAIIATGSRPIELPTFKYTKRVLNSTGALNLNEVPEKIVVIGGGVIGIELGGAYANFGSQVTILEGADEILGLGVFDKQMAALVKRSMKKKGAEFYTKALAKGVEETENGVVVTFETKGEEKKIEADYVFVMVGRRPNTDEMGLEQAGVKLSDRGLIEIDKQCRTNVSNIYAIGDVVQGPQLAHKASYEAKIAAEAISGHPSEIDYLGIPAVVFSEPELASVGYTEAQAKEEGIEVNAAKFPFAANGRALSLDSGDGFLKLITRKEDGLVIGAQIAGASASDMIAELGLAIEAGMTAEDLAMTIHAHPTLGEITMEAAEVALGTPIHIIK from the coding sequence ATGGTCGTTGGAGATTTCCCAATTGAAACAGATACTATAGTCATCGGTGCAGGCCCTGGGGGGTACGTGGCAGCCATTCGTGCCGCCCAGCTGGGACAAAAAGTAACGATTGTTGAAAAGGAATATGTAGGCGGCGTTTGTTTAAATGTCGGTTGTATTCCATCAAAAGCATTAATAGCGGCAGGCCATCGGTACGAAACAGCGCTACATTCTGAGTCTTTCGGAATTACTGCTGAAAACGTAAAAGTTGATTTTTCCAAGGTTCAGGAATTTAAAGCCGGAATCGTTAAAAAATTAACAGGCGGTGTGTCAGGATTATTAAAAGGAAATAAAGTCAATATTGTCAATGGTGAAGCATACTTTGTTGATGCTAATACACTTCGTGTAATGGATGAAAATTCAGCTCAAACGTATACGTTTAAAAACGCGATTATCGCGACAGGTTCCCGTCCGATTGAGCTTCCTACTTTTAAGTATACAAAACGTGTTCTAAATTCTACCGGAGCACTTAACCTTAATGAGGTCCCTGAAAAAATCGTTGTCATTGGCGGCGGTGTAATCGGAATTGAGCTTGGCGGTGCCTACGCAAACTTTGGCAGTCAAGTGACTATCCTTGAAGGCGCTGATGAAATTTTAGGTCTTGGTGTTTTTGATAAACAAATGGCCGCACTTGTTAAACGCAGCATGAAGAAAAAGGGTGCGGAATTCTATACAAAAGCACTGGCTAAAGGCGTTGAAGAGACAGAAAACGGTGTGGTTGTCACTTTCGAAACAAAAGGCGAAGAAAAGAAAATCGAAGCTGATTATGTATTCGTCATGGTTGGCCGCCGTCCAAACACTGATGAAATGGGCTTAGAACAAGCAGGTGTAAAACTAAGCGATCGTGGACTAATTGAAATCGACAAACAATGTCGCACGAATGTAAGCAATATTTATGCGATTGGTGATGTTGTTCAAGGACCACAATTAGCACATAAAGCATCATATGAAGCTAAGATTGCTGCCGAAGCAATTTCTGGTCATCCTTCTGAAATTGATTACTTAGGAATTCCGGCTGTTGTCTTCTCAGAACCTGAGTTAGCATCGGTTGGGTATACAGAAGCACAAGCTAAAGAAGAAGGTATTGAAGTAAATGCTGCTAAATTCCCATTTGCAGCAAATGGACGTGCCCTTTCACTTGATAGCGGTGATGGTTTCTTAAAATTGATTACACGTAAAGAAGACGGTCTTGTGATTGGCGCCCAGATTGCTGGAGCAAGTGCATCAGACATGATTGCCGAGTTAGGTTTAGCGATTGAAGCTGGCATGACTGCTGAAGATTTAGCGATGACAATCCATGCACATCCAACACTTGGTGAGATTACAATGGAAGCAGCAGAAGTTGCTCTTGGAACTCCAATCCATATTATTAAATAA
- a CDS encoding DUF1885 family protein has product MAENAFIKLVPSSAKQTVTIEEVMDLFHYYKNITTKTGDQLNWQYGDSAFPYEIKETEEGKGKWFYLKSNHERYYAILIGIDKESVRSEDGQESEQVNIQITLPEQSTHGDKGKANEFAKFLAKKLQGELHLFNERIMYYYPRK; this is encoded by the coding sequence ATGGCTGAAAACGCATTTATTAAGCTAGTGCCCTCATCTGCAAAACAAACAGTAACAATTGAAGAGGTAATGGACTTATTTCATTACTATAAAAATATTACTACTAAAACGGGTGACCAATTGAATTGGCAGTACGGTGATTCCGCCTTTCCGTATGAAATTAAAGAAACAGAAGAAGGCAAAGGAAAGTGGTTTTATTTAAAATCAAATCATGAGCGCTATTATGCTATCTTAATTGGTATTGACAAAGAATCGGTTCGTAGTGAGGATGGACAGGAAAGCGAGCAGGTGAACATTCAAATTACACTCCCAGAACAATCTACACATGGAGACAAAGGAAAGGCAAACGAATTTGCCAAATTCCTTGCTAAAAAGCTGCAAGGTGAATTGCATCTTTTTAACGAAAGAATCATGTATTACTATCCAAGAAAGTAA